Proteins encoded within one genomic window of Cytobacillus sp. IB215665:
- a CDS encoding site-2 protease family protein, whose product MDNKGMTHMSKFFSPLNVCIISIVIAIALSFTSYAEMTNLISLSFYLLIVLFIHELGHVIGGKLAGYKFLFMTVGPITIERNPNLKVIPNNNWVAFGGLASCVPTEKNLTNLLKRHKIFVAGGPILTAIASIISLLIWHMTEYEIAMIFTILNTVIFFATIVPFQGSDGSILLSLQKGGKEAETHLATLLLMKEMMSPKNPIDWDKQLVKEAQNVDVSSDTITNAYLLFYYHLVTDNYYKASESIELYKQLPITKKTKMNLQFITHS is encoded by the coding sequence ATGGATAATAAAGGAATGACTCATATGAGCAAGTTTTTCTCCCCGTTAAACGTGTGTATAATCTCGATTGTTATAGCTATTGCTTTATCATTTACATCTTATGCTGAAATGACCAATTTAATCAGCCTTAGTTTCTACTTATTAATCGTGTTATTCATCCATGAGCTAGGGCATGTCATTGGTGGGAAGCTTGCAGGATACAAATTTCTATTTATGACAGTTGGTCCAATAACGATTGAACGAAATCCAAATTTAAAAGTTATACCTAATAATAATTGGGTGGCATTTGGCGGGCTTGCCAGTTGTGTACCAACAGAGAAGAACTTAACTAATTTACTGAAACGACATAAAATATTTGTTGCAGGTGGTCCCATACTAACTGCCATTGCGAGTATTATTAGTTTATTAATATGGCACATGACAGAATACGAAATAGCAATGATATTCACGATTCTCAATACAGTCATTTTTTTCGCAACCATAGTCCCATTTCAAGGGTCAGATGGTAGTATTCTCCTTTCCTTGCAAAAAGGTGGAAAAGAGGCAGAAACACATTTAGCAACGCTCTTATTAATGAAAGAAATGATGTCTCCTAAAAATCCAATAGATTGGGATAAACAATTGGTTAAAGAGGCACAAAACGTAGATGTTTCATCTGATACAATCACAAACGCTTATTTATTGTTCTATTATCACTTAGTGACGGACAATTATTACAAAGCATCTGAATCGATCGAATTGTATAAACAACTTCCAATTACAAAAAAAACGAAAATGAACTTACAGTTTATTACTCATAGTTAA
- the tyrS gene encoding tyrosine--tRNA ligase, with protein sequence MDNFKRLTNEQTMEVERQLRIYKNGVEEIIPEAELKDKLSRSLLKNEPLKIKLGLDPSAPDVHLGHTVVLNKLKQFQDNGHIVQLIIGDFTGKIGDPTGKSAVRKQLTNEEVKKNAKTYFEQFSKVLDMDKVELYYNAKWLSSLNFEDIIHLSAKITVARLIERNDFSNRISTGKPISLHEFFYPLMQGYDSVVLESDVELGGTDQHFNVLMGRHLQEHYEKEKQVVMMLPLLEGLDGVEKMSKSKNNYIGIEEEPSQMFGKTMSIPDSLILKYFNLVTDLSIDEKQQISQGLKDGSLHPRDAKIYLSKTIVDIFHGNEAAEKAEEHFRTVFQKGSIPKDIPEVKWNESLKVPIVELLVKLKMQYSKSEARRMIKNGGIRINTIKVNDSNLLVDIEDGMILQVGKRKFVKIKV encoded by the coding sequence ATGGATAATTTCAAGAGGCTTACGAATGAACAAACAATGGAGGTTGAGAGGCAGCTGAGAATTTACAAAAATGGGGTTGAAGAAATTATTCCGGAAGCAGAGCTGAAAGACAAACTCTCAAGGTCTTTATTAAAGAATGAACCATTAAAAATTAAATTAGGTTTAGATCCTTCTGCTCCTGATGTTCATTTAGGGCATACTGTCGTATTGAATAAATTGAAACAATTTCAAGATAACGGCCACATCGTCCAATTAATTATAGGTGATTTTACTGGGAAAATAGGAGATCCAACTGGTAAATCTGCAGTAAGAAAGCAATTAACAAATGAAGAGGTAAAGAAAAATGCAAAAACGTATTTTGAGCAATTCAGTAAAGTGTTAGATATGGATAAAGTAGAGTTATATTACAATGCAAAATGGCTTTCATCTCTGAATTTTGAAGATATCATTCATCTTTCAGCAAAAATAACCGTGGCACGTTTAATTGAAAGAAATGATTTTTCTAATCGAATATCTACAGGAAAACCTATTTCCCTTCATGAATTTTTCTACCCTCTCATGCAAGGCTATGATTCAGTAGTTTTAGAAAGTGATGTAGAGTTAGGCGGAACTGATCAACATTTTAACGTTTTGATGGGAAGGCATCTACAAGAGCATTATGAAAAAGAGAAGCAAGTGGTGATGATGCTCCCATTGCTAGAAGGGTTAGATGGTGTAGAAAAGATGTCAAAATCAAAGAATAATTATATAGGTATTGAAGAAGAACCTAGCCAAATGTTCGGAAAAACAATGTCTATACCTGATAGTTTAATTCTCAAATACTTTAACCTAGTAACGGACTTATCAATAGACGAAAAGCAACAAATATCTCAAGGGTTAAAAGACGGTTCCCTCCATCCAAGGGATGCGAAAATCTACTTAAGTAAAACTATAGTAGATATATTTCATGGTAATGAAGCTGCTGAAAAAGCAGAAGAACATTTTAGAACAGTGTTCCAAAAAGGTTCAATTCCTAAAGACATTCCAGAAGTAAAGTGGAATGAATCTCTGAAGGTACCAATAGTTGAATTACTGGTTAAATTAAAGATGCAGTACTCCAAAAGTGAGGCTAGAAGAATGATTAAAAATGGTGGGATTAGGATTAACACCATTAAGGTCAATGACTCTAACCTTTTAGTAGATATCGAAGATGGTATGATACTACAGGTGGGAAAAAGAAAATTTGTAAAAATAAAAGTATAA
- a CDS encoding DUF1330 domain-containing protein, whose protein sequence is MSAKNTKTIRYIEPSQRAGMRFMQQGYEGSIIMLNLLRFRDIADYTANPELASEVPISGAEAFNRYIEHTLPFLRESGGEVMFLGDSGEFLIGPEDERWDLVMLIRQSSVQSFLAFSSDQDYLAGIGHRTAAIEDSRLLPMTELPIPI, encoded by the coding sequence ATGAGTGCAAAGAACACTAAAACCATTCGTTACATCGAACCATCGCAACGTGCTGGCATGAGGTTCATGCAACAAGGTTATGAGGGTAGCATCATCATGCTGAACCTGCTGCGTTTTCGTGATATTGCCGATTACACAGCCAATCCTGAGCTAGCATCAGAAGTCCCAATTAGCGGTGCCGAAGCTTTCAACCGCTATATTGAACACACGCTCCCATTTCTGCGTGAAAGTGGAGGAGAAGTCATGTTTCTTGGTGATAGCGGAGAATTTCTTATCGGTCCAGAAGACGAAAGATGGGATCTTGTCATGCTAATTCGCCAAAGCAGCGTGCAGTCGTTTCTTGCTTTTTCTAGTGATCAAGACTACCTAGCCGGTATAGGACACCGGACTGCAGCAATCGAAGATTCACGCCTTCTGCCTATGACAGAACTTCCGATACCGATTTAG